Proteins encoded together in one Chaetodon auriga isolate fChaAug3 chromosome 20, fChaAug3.hap1, whole genome shotgun sequence window:
- the bccip gene encoding protein BCCIP homolog, with translation MASSAKRRAVGLGENPEENENSSDDSLEEDDDSGEEDSEASEEEINEEVVVDFEAHAISASDFNGIKKLLQQVFLKAHVNTSEMTDIVIQQNHVGSVIRQADVPEDSDDDDPDEVFGFITMLNLTERKGVQCVEEVKELIVDQCEKNATHSVTEQLEQILNDTSKPVGLLLSERFINVPPQIALPLHKQLQEEIAEAQRTNKPSGRCHYCLMISKTCKEASKSVPARGGAPKEEYMFVNAEEEFFYEQAIIKFHYSVQEEADSCLSGRWSFDDVPMKPFRTVMLVPADRMPVIMDKLKEYLTV, from the exons ATGGCTTCTTCAGCTAAGAGGAGAGCTGTAGGTTTGGGTGAAAATCCCGAGGAAAACGAGAACAGCTCCGATGACAGtctggaggaggatgatgattcCGGGGAGGAGGACAGCGAGGCTTCAGAGGAGGAGATCAATGAG GAAGTAGTGGTGGACTTCGAAGCCCACGCCATATCCGCCAGCGACTTCAATGGCATCAAGAAGCTCTTACAACAG GTCTTCCTGAAGGCGCATGTAAACACATCCGAGATGACAGACATCGTCATTCAGCAGAATCATGTTGGAAGTGTCATCAGG CAAGCCGATGTGCCAGAGGACAGCGATGATGACGATCCAGATGAAGTGTTTGGCTTCATCACTATGCTCAACCTCACAGAGAGAAAG GGTGTGCAATGTgtggaggaagtgaaggagcTGATCGTGGATCAGTGTGAGAAGAACGCCACCCACAGCGTGACTGAACAGCTAGAGCAGATCCTCAACGACACCAGCAAACCTGTGGGGCTGCTGCTGAGTGAGCGCTTCATCAACGTGCCCCCACAGATCGCCCTGCCACTGCACAAACAGCTCCA GGAAGAAATAGCTGAAGCTCAGAGGACGAATAAGCCCAGTGGGAGATGTCACTATTGTTTGATGATCAGCAAGACCTGCAAAGAGGCAAGCAAGAGTGTTCCAGCCAGAGGAGGAGCTCCCAAAGAGGAATACATGTTTGTCAATGCAGAGGAGGAATTCTTCTATGAG CAAGCCATCATAAAGTTCCACTACTCGGTCCAGGAAGAGGCAGACTCCTGTCTGAGCGGCAGGTGGTCGTTCGACGACGTTCCCATGAAACCTTTCAGGACAGTGATGCTGGTACCAGCGGACAGAATGCCTGTCATTATGGACAAACTCAAAGAATACCTAACTGTGTGA
- the dhx32a gene encoding DEAD/H (Asp-Glu-Ala-Asp/His) box polypeptide 32a, with protein MSEVNNSAEPDIFPESEECPAEDAFGFGDDLELNQFDGLPFSSRYYKLLKERKTLPVWKVRCEFEDALANNQLLIVSGTAKTGRSTQIPQWCAEFCLSVQYQHGMVVCTQTNRQQAVDLALCVADEMDVNIGHEVGYTIPLETCCSSDTVLRYCTDDMLLREMMSDPFLEHYGVVIIDQAHERTVSTDILLGLLKDILLQRPELRVVVLAMPPMTDKLLSHYGSIPLISLEASAPPEVVHSSSGNKDYFYSALRLVLEIHRTKEDGDVVVFFASAEEVHCAHSILQREGTRLGVELGQMVPVVLCPGQGGQPPDPTERPSSEKSRRVFLSTQKGEDMWWPTECINFVIDTGVQKKMVYNPRIRANSEILQPISKCQAELRKQLSGPAGKCFCLYPEDSHLPAETSPQILESNITPTVLFLKRTAIAGLGQCDFIDRPDPEGLMQALEELDYLAALDDDGNLSEIGIIMSEIPLDPQMAKALLASCEFDCVSEMLTIAAMLSAPSCFLEPPAGMTHEAVQCHRKFQHPEGDHFTLINIYNAFKQSQREQYFSVEKWCQDYFLDHAALKTAEAIRSELTDTLNRIELPISEPSFGTKTNTHNIKRALLAGFFMQIARDVDGSGNYFILTHKHVAHVHPLSSYGAQSHKLGLPEWVVFHDYTLSENNCMRTVSEISPQAFIQMAPLYFFYNLPPSESKDILQDMLDPDRSRKRKDEKQNAAAISSDADSGCAVVPQTYDRCVIQ; from the exons atgTCGGAGGTGAATAATTCAGCAGAGCCTGACATTTTCCCTGAAAGTGAGGAATGTCCTGCCGAAGATGCATTTGGCTTTGGGGATGATCTGGAGTTAAATCAGTTCGATGGATTGCCTTTTTCCTCACGTTACTACAAATTACTAAAAGAGAGGAAGACTCTGCCAGTGTGGAAGGTGAGGTGCGAGTTTGAAGATGCTCTGGCCAACAACCAACTGCTTATTGTGTCCGGGACAGCAAAGACTGGGAGGAGTACACAG ATCCCTCAGTGGTGTGCAgagttctgtctgtctgtccagtacCAGCACGGCATGGTTGTGTGCACTCAGACCAACAGACAGCAGGCCGTGGATCTGGCCTTATGCGTGGCGGATGAAATGGATGTCAACATAGGTCACGAAGTGGGTTACACCATCCCTCTGGAGACCTGCTGCTCCTCCGACACTGTTCTGAG GTACTGCACTGATGATATGCTGCTGAGAGAGATGATGTCAGACCCTTTTCTGGAGCACTACGGGGTCGTTATCATCGACCAGGCCCACGAGAGGACAGTCAGCACAGACATACTCCTCGGTCTCCTCAAGGACATCCTGCTGCAGAGGCCAGAGCTCCGAGTGGTGGTCCTCGCGATGCCGCCCATGACTGACAAGCTGCTGAGCCACTATGGCAGCATCCCGCTCATCAGTCTGGAGGCCTCAGCTCCTCCCGAGGTGgtccacagcagcagcggcaACAAAGACTACTTCTACTCAGCGCTGAGACTGGTGCTGGAGATCCATCGGACCAAAGAGGACGGagatgttgttgtgtttttcgcCTCAGCTGAG GAGGTTCACTGTGCCCACAGCATCCTTCAGAGAGAAGGCACCAGGCTGGGAGTGGAGCTGGGCCAGATGGTGCCCGTGGTCCTGTGCCCAGGCCAGGGAGGGCAGCCGCCTGATCCGACTGAGCGGCCAAGCTCCGAGAAGTCCAGGAGGGTTTTCCTCTCTACACAAAAGGGGGAGGACATGTGGTGGCCCACAGAGTGCATCAACTTTGTCATCGACACAGGAGTCCAGAAGAAGATG GTGTACAATCCAAGAATAAGAGCCAACTCTGAGATACTTCAACCCATCAGTAAATGTCAGGCAGAGCTACGTAAGCAGCTGTCTGGACCAGCAG GTAAATGTTTCTGCCTGTACCCAGAGGACAGCCATCTCCCTGCAGAGACCTCCCCACAGATCTTGGAGTCCAACATCACACCAACAGTCCTCTTCCTAAAAAGGACTGCGATCGCCGGCCTCGGACAGTGTGATTTCATCGACAGACCAG ATCCCGAGGGTCTCATGCAGGCgttggaggagctggactacctCGCAGCTTTAGATGATGATGGCAACTTGTCTGAGATCGGCATCATCATGTCTGAAATCCCTCTGGACCCTCAGATGGCCAAAGCGCTGCTGGCATCCTGCGAGTTCGACTGTGTGAGTGAGATGCTGACGATCGCAGCAATGCTGTCAG CGCCGAGCTGCTTCCTGGAGCCACCTGCCGGCATGACCCACGAGGCGGTCCAGTGTCACAGAAAGTTCCAGCACCCTGAAGGCGACCACTTCACCCTCATAAACATCTACAACGCCTTCAAGCAAAGCCAGAGAGAACAAT ACTTCAGTGTTGAAAAGTGGTGCCAGGATTATTTCCTGGATCACGCGGCCCTGAAGACGGCCGAGGCCATCCGATCAGAGTTGACCGACACTCTGAACAGGATTGAGCTTCCCATCTCTGAGCCCTCCTTCGGGACCAAGACCAACACCCACAACATCAAAAGGGCTCTGCTGGCTGGGTTCTTCATGCAG ATCGCTCGAGACGTGGACGGATCGGGAAACTACTTCATTCTGACGCACAAGCACGTGGCCCATGTGCACCCGCTCTCCAGCTACGGGGCTCAGTCGCACAAGCTGGGGCTGCCGGAGTGGGTTGTGTTCCACGACTACACCCTGTCAGAGAACAACTGCATGAGAACAGtctctgaaatttcccctcaaGC GTTCATTCAAATGGCTCCGCTGTACTTCTTCTACAACCTGCCCCCCAGTGAAAGCAAAGACATACTGCAGGACATGCTGGACCCGGACAGATCCAGAAAGCGTAAAGACGAGAAACAAAACGCCGCCGCGATCAGCAGCGACGCCGACAGCGGCTGCGCGGTGGTGCCGCAGACTTACGACAGATGTGTGATTCAGTGA